In Pseudorasbora parva isolate DD20220531a chromosome 9, ASM2467924v1, whole genome shotgun sequence, the following proteins share a genomic window:
- the LOC137089824 gene encoding zona pellucida sperm-binding protein 4-like: MAGSWCAVQSLALCVWFCAFCHAVPQWSNLPQNPQALMLQQTDQRLQKQVGQQFPQWVQQQANQQVQKQASQQSPQRVQTQANQQVQKQASQQSSQWVQQQASQQSPQWVQTQANQQVQTQANQQVQKQASQQSPQWVQQQASQQIQQQVQSKQPVVQAEPLDKCAVADYEQIQCGPDGISGADCGALNCCFNGQRCYYGKAVTVQCIRDGQFVVVVARDVTLPRLSLDSVRLLGGNDPPCSPVGSTPSFAIYQFPVTACGTSMMEDSGYVVYENRMTSSYEVGVGPLGSITRDSHFELLFQCRYSGTSVEALVVEVNTVPAPPPVAASGPLRVELRLANGQCVTKGCAEGDEAYTSYYSDADYPITKVLREPVFVEVRVLERTDPNIVLMLGRCWATSTPSPLSLPQWDLLVDGCPYQDDRYLTTLVPVAGFSGLQFPTHYKRFVVKMFTFVDPASLAPLQETIFIHCSTAVCHPSSGSCEQSCARKRRDADVKTVSIGQTVVSSGEVTLVM, translated from the exons ATGGCAGGAAGCTGGTGTGCAGTGCAGTCTCTGGCactttgtgtgtggttttgtgctTTCTGTCATGCTGTTCCACAGTGGAGTAATCTGCCCCAGAATCCGCAAGCTCTGATGTTACAGCAAACTGACCAGCGGCTTCAGAAGCAAGTTGGTCAACAGtttcctcagtgggttcaacaacaagctaatcagcaggttcagaaacaAGCTAGTCAGCAGTCTCCTCAGAGGGTTCAGACacaagctaatcagcaggttcaaaaacaagctagtcaacaatcttctcagtgggttcaacaacaagctagtcaacagtctcctcagtgggttcagacacaagctaatcagcaggttcagacacaagctaatcagcaggttcagaaacaagctagtcaacagtctcctcagtgggttcaacaacaagctagtcaacagaTTCAACAGCAGGTTCAGTCTAAGCAGCCAGTGGTGCAGGCAGAGCCCCTTGACAAATGTGCTGTAGCTGATTATGAGCAGATCCAATGTGGCCCAGATGGTATCAGTGGTGCGGACTGTGGAGCGCTCAACTGCTGCTTTAACGGACAGCGGTGTTACTATGGGAAGGCAG TGACTGTCCAGTGTATAAGAGATGGTCAGTTTGTGGTAGTGGTGGCTAGAGATGTCACACTGCCTCGATTGAGCCTGGATTCAGTCCGTCTCCTGGGTGGAAACGACCCAccttgcagtcctgtgggatccaCACCTTCCTTTGCTATATACCAGTTCCCTGTCACTGCATGTGGCACGAGCATGATG GAGGACAGtggatatgtggtgtatgaaaacagaatgacctcctcgtatgaagtgggtgtcggaccacttggttccatcacaagggacagccattttga GCTTCTCTTCCAGTGTAGGTACTCTGGTACTTCTGTGGAAGCTCTGGTTGTGGAGGTCAACACTGTTCCTGCACCTCCACCAGTAGCTGCTTCTGGACCCCTCAGGGTGGAGCTTAGACTGGCAAATGGTCAATGTGTCACCAAAGGCTGTGCAGAAG GGGATGAGGCGTACACGTCCTACTACAGTGATGCTGATTATCCGATCACAAAAGTCCTGCGGGAGCCTGTGTTTGTTGAGGTGCGCGTGTTGGAGAGGACTGACCCCAACATTGTCCTGATGCTGGGACGTTGCTGGGCAACATCAACCCCCAGTCCACTCAGTCTACCCCAGTGGGACCTTCTGGTCGATGG ATGCCCTTACCAGGATGACCGTTACCTGACCACACTGGTTCCGGTGGCTGGCTTTTCTGGTCTTCAGTTCCCAACCCACTACAAGCGCTTTGTTGTGAAGATGTTCACATTTGTGGATCCAGCATCACTGGCTCCTCTGCAGGAAACC ATCTTCATCCACTGTAGTACAGCGGTGTGCCATCCCTCTTCTGGCTCCTGTGAGCAAAGCTGCGCTAGGAAAA GAAGAGATGCTGATGTCAAGACAGTCTCCATTGGACAAACTGTGGTGTCTAGTGGAGAAGTTACCCTGGTCATGTGA